The following coding sequences lie in one Chelatococcus sp. YT9 genomic window:
- a CDS encoding FAD-dependent monooxygenase yields the protein MADRVLVVGAGPVGLSMAIELARYNVPIRLIDRMTARSDKSRAVVLWSRTLELLDRAGATDDLLRIGNKVTAANILAGSEPIGRIGFEEVQSPYPFALMVPQCDTEAILERQLEQRGAKSELGVELLDFTQDTDGVFAVIRSADGQEQTERFQWLIACDGAHSTVRHRLGFTFSGDTMANDWTLGDFHLSEAPFPPSELATCWHEDGVIVFLPMSSNRYRLIASLGPSTSEAPVPLTREEFQAVADRRGPGGFVLTDTIWTTAFRINERQVADYRSGRVFLAGDAAHVHSPAGGQGMNTGMQDAFNLAWKLALVCHGLATAPALLDSYSIERKAVGASVIQSSGRLTKASVLHSHTAQSLRNLFAHAMMGLSPVRRAIVDAMAEVSIGYAQSPLNGPASGGGADVGARARPIAGEPPYGSGDRPRFSLRAITGEATEIAGRYPHLVEAQIRPAAALDGIELVRPDGYVAASASSSNWEDIIDYLDALGACGAD from the coding sequence ATGGCCGACCGTGTTCTCGTTGTTGGCGCGGGCCCTGTGGGCCTGTCTATGGCTATCGAGCTTGCGCGGTACAATGTTCCCATCCGCCTGATCGATAGAATGACAGCTCGCAGCGACAAGTCCAGGGCGGTCGTGCTCTGGAGCCGAACCCTGGAGCTCCTGGACAGGGCAGGTGCCACGGACGATCTGCTACGAATCGGCAATAAGGTCACCGCCGCCAATATACTCGCGGGCAGCGAACCGATCGGGCGCATCGGCTTCGAGGAGGTTCAGTCGCCTTATCCCTTCGCATTGATGGTGCCTCAGTGCGACACGGAAGCGATTCTGGAACGTCAGCTTGAACAGCGCGGCGCGAAGTCAGAACTCGGTGTCGAACTCCTTGATTTTACTCAGGATACCGACGGCGTTTTCGCCGTGATACGCTCGGCTGACGGACAAGAGCAAACCGAGCGCTTTCAATGGCTGATAGCTTGTGACGGCGCGCACAGCACGGTCCGGCATCGGCTCGGCTTCACGTTCAGCGGCGACACAATGGCCAATGACTGGACGCTAGGAGATTTCCATCTGTCAGAGGCGCCTTTTCCGCCGTCGGAACTCGCGACTTGCTGGCACGAGGACGGCGTGATCGTCTTCCTGCCGATGAGCTCCAACCGCTACCGGCTGATCGCCAGTCTGGGGCCGTCGACCAGCGAGGCCCCCGTTCCGCTGACGCGCGAAGAGTTCCAGGCGGTGGCCGATCGCCGAGGACCAGGTGGGTTTGTGCTGACGGATACGATCTGGACGACCGCCTTCCGCATCAATGAAAGGCAGGTCGCGGATTATCGTTCCGGTCGGGTCTTTCTGGCTGGCGATGCGGCTCATGTTCACAGCCCGGCCGGTGGGCAGGGCATGAACACGGGGATGCAGGATGCATTCAATCTGGCCTGGAAACTGGCTCTGGTCTGTCATGGCCTTGCGACAGCCCCAGCTTTGCTTGATAGCTACAGCATCGAGCGAAAAGCTGTTGGGGCCTCGGTGATTCAGTCATCGGGACGCCTCACGAAGGCGTCCGTTCTGCACAGCCATACCGCTCAGAGCCTTCGGAACCTGTTTGCCCACGCCATGATGGGTCTCTCGCCAGTTCGCCGAGCGATCGTGGATGCCATGGCGGAGGTTTCAATCGGCTATGCGCAAAGTCCGCTCAATGGGCCCGCTTCGGGCGGCGGCGCCGATGTCGGGGCACGGGCTCGGCCCATCGCCGGGGAACCGCCTTATGGTTCAGGTGATCGACCCCGTTTTAGCCTGCGGGCCATAACCGGCGAGGCAACGGAGATCGCCGGGCGCTATCCGCACCTCGTCGAGGCGCAGATCCGGCCGGCCGCAGCTCTTGATGGCATCGAACTCGTAAGACCGGACGGCTATGTCGCTGCATCGGCCTCTTCCAGTAACTGGGAAGACATTATTGATTATCTCGATGCGCTCGGTGCTTGCGGGGCGGACTGA
- a CDS encoding alpha/beta hydrolase, translating to MTGEFLPGFETRAIDTAGARIHLAVGGSGRPLLMLHGHPQTHLTWHKIAPHLAEQFTVVLPDLRGYGDSGKPEGGERHVNYSKRAMAADQIEVMRSLGFTEFNLVGHDRGARVAHRMALDHPDAVQRIAVFDIAPTLTMYERTNQEFATRYFWWFFLIQPAPLPERMIAADPEFFLRRHIEGQIKVQGATSEALFAEYLRCYQNPATRHAICEDYRAASTIDLDHDRADGERRIRAPLLALWGARGIVGSLYDVLDTWREKADDVRGRAIDCGHSPQEEAPEETLNELLAFLAS from the coding sequence ATGACCGGCGAATTCCTACCGGGCTTCGAGACCAGGGCGATCGATACCGCAGGCGCGCGCATCCACCTTGCGGTGGGCGGGAGCGGGCGGCCCTTGCTGATGCTGCACGGCCATCCTCAGACGCACCTGACGTGGCACAAGATCGCGCCCCACTTGGCAGAACAATTCACGGTCGTGTTGCCGGATCTGCGCGGCTACGGCGATTCCGGCAAGCCAGAGGGTGGGGAGCGTCATGTTAACTACAGCAAGCGCGCGATGGCGGCGGATCAGATCGAGGTCATGCGCTCTCTCGGCTTTACGGAATTCAACCTTGTCGGCCACGACCGCGGTGCACGCGTGGCACACCGAATGGCGCTCGATCATCCAGACGCCGTCCAGCGGATCGCGGTCTTCGACATAGCCCCGACTCTGACCATGTACGAGCGCACGAACCAAGAATTCGCGACGCGCTATTTCTGGTGGTTCTTCCTCATCCAACCGGCTCCGCTGCCGGAGCGCATGATCGCCGCGGACCCCGAGTTCTTCCTGCGGCGGCACATCGAGGGGCAGATCAAGGTCCAGGGCGCGACGAGCGAGGCGCTCTTCGCCGAGTACCTGCGTTGCTACCAGAACCCCGCGACCCGGCATGCCATCTGCGAAGACTACCGTGCCGCCTCTACTATCGATCTTGATCATGATCGTGCCGACGGCGAGCGCCGGATCCGGGCGCCGCTTCTCGCGCTCTGGGGTGCACGTGGTATAGTCGGAAGTCTCTATGATGTCCTGGACACCTGGCGCGAGAAGGCTGACGATGTCCGCGGGCGCGCGATCGATTGCGGCCACAGTCCGCAGGAGGAAGCGCCGGAGGAAACCCTAAACGAACTTTTGGCCTTCCTTGCATCGTAG